The DNA sequence TATCAAAACCATCGcttgtgtaaataattacgaCTAGCGCAACCAcgttcattaaattaaaattaattacaattaattaaacctACATACCGATTTCCtacttgtatttatatttatttctctatcTACTGCTCTCTCGATCCCATCCCCTACCAACGCACGTCTTTCAGGACCAAACTCCAGGAACCCTGCAGTATCCGGTGTTCTATGAGCATGGGTCTGATACCAAGTCTTCAATGCTGTGTCTGCCTCTGTCTGTATCATCCTGAATGCGTAGGCCACGCTGAGAATTCTACCAGTGAAGATTATGTTTGCaaggtaatttaaatatttgttgggatgaatatttaaaaaaaactacacatgtatgaaattttttttatagaattgtCGGCACGACAATGAGGAAggtaaaaaagtttctataacACCACCGCCATTGATACCAATAAGTATGATCGGTACACAAAATGTTAAATCACTTTTCCCGCCAATTGATCGACAATCACCCCCGAGagttttatctaaaaattcaaaacctGACAGTGAatattattcgaaaaattcatcaaaatcaCATCGAGATTCATTGCCATCAACTGgtgacaataaattaaataccgcCGCTTGGTATTCGAGGAGAGATTTTATGCAGAGACAAGACGGCTCGGAGCCTAAACCAGCACAAAATATCGCGCTGTTAGCTGGCAAAAGATATATTGTTGTACCGAAAAATAACGCTGGTTCAGTTCAACCAGCAATCAGGCCCAATAAAAcccaaaataaattatcaatcgatgacgttgataaaataaattatcctagagaaataggATCTAAAGAGTCTAAAGCGCCGAAAGAAGTATCAACTGGACTTCCAAGTGAAGAAAttgttaaagataaaaataatgaaaagagTCAAGAGTCAAAGACAGCAACGATCGACGTTGAGGAACCGCAGAGACAAAGTTCCGAGTTGAGTGACAAGATAGATGACACTAGCATTAGTGAAACTCCTGTAGGCactttagaaaaaattcacaaaacaCTTGAAGATCAAGTGGAGGATGATGCGCTGGTACAAGAAGTTAAAGATAACGACCAAGTGCAAGAACAGGAAAATTCACACGATGGTATTGAGGAAAATGTACCAGCTACTGTTGGAAGGAAAATAGATTCAGGTAAAGAGATTGCTGATGACAAATCAATTGAAGAAAAAGACATTGAAAGATCAGAGTCCATGGATACTGATGGTTCAAACGCATCTGATGAAATGCCGATCAAAGAATCTGAATTTGATGCTGTAGCTGCAGCTGCTGTATCGAAAGATATTTTAGAATCAGAAGCATCTGAGCTAACAGTGAGTCCAGTGAAACAAACGGCGGGTAATTTGAATGaggaaaaaaatcaacaagtTGGaaccaatgataaaaaagaGGTGGAGGCAGACAAGTAAGTCcgagtttttatatttatgtattttttttatatgtaatacatCTTTCCTTTATGAGGTTTTGGCAGTTGCTTTGTTACACTTTTATTTACGTCATTAGTGCTCGTTGagtcacaaaatttttatcgttttttatttatttgtttatctatgtattaatttacaagacctctttattattattattatttttgtgttaCGCAAGACACATGTTTGCTTTGTACttgcaaatataaaaaaaaatatcctatggataaaataaaatgaatttgattttttcctaTTATAGAAGCACACTGCCTTAGCTTCGAAAATtggctatattttaaaaaattttaattataaataaattggaattatttatttaaaatcaattatttattctctATTGTAGTATTAGCgtgaggtaaaatttattttttaaaattcaaattcattaagaaattaaatattttataaagttaattgcaataaaaggaaagtatttaaaaagcATTTACATTAATGCTACAATGAGAGTGAGATATTAAATAAGTGCTtcagattcaaaaaaaatctaattcatttttacttttttatatttacagaTATAAAGGCATGTGCGAGCCAGaacacaaatttatttaaataataaatctgttAGTGCGTTCCTCCGCGATTATTCCTCGTCCCATTTTAATTTCCTCATTTATTCCtctcttattttaatttaattttttttatacagcgagcgggaaattttcaaatttaaataattatttattttaaattatattatttaaatatttaaatattacttttataaattacagaaAGAAAGCTGTGGCACCGCTGGTTGAAGTCGATCAGAGACAGTACTTTATGTCGACAGTATGCTCTGGTTACAATGCACTGTCACGAGTTTTCCAGTATCTTAAAGTACAAGAATTATTGCGCGCAGCGCGTGTATGTAAAATGTGGCGCGATTTAGCTGCACATCCTGCGCTGTGGAAGACAGTCCGTATGAAGAATAGTCAGGTCACCGATTGGGACGGATTGGTAGCAACCCTACAGAGGCACGGTACTGAACATCTTGATTTACGTAAAATGCTGATTGCCCCTGAATCTGACAGTATTTGGcaaaaatttgtatcagtTATTCCCAATGTCAAGACTCTTATCAAACTCGAACTGTGCCGCTGTCCCGTGATGGTTGTAGAGGAAGTAATTAAAGTTTGTCCGCAATTGCAAGTACTCAGTGCCATGTCAATAAAATGTGATTGGCTCAATTTAGAGGATATtggtaatttaaaatcttgTGAAGAATTAAGACTCAAAGCCATCACTGGTATGTCATTACACGGTGATTTAACGCCACTACAAAATCTCACTCAGCTGTCGCACTTGAGTCTAACGTCAGTTAAAGAacttggtaaaaaaaaaatagacataCTGGCGTCGCTTGTTAATCTCGAGTCACTTGAGTTGGGCGAGTGCTCGGATTTTTCATCAAAGTTTGGCACTGCGGTGTTGTGTAAACTCACAAAACTCGAACGATTGAGACTTGAAAAGGGTCAAGGTACTTGTTGTACCTTTGATATACTTAAAGGTGTTGCTAAACTCGATAAATTACATCAATTGGAACTGGTCAACTTTGACGTTAAAAATGGCTTTGATAAACACCTGgcaaattgtaaaaatattaagaggCTGCTTATTATACCGACGTATATCTCACAGTCAGCTACGTCAAATAATATGGTATTGGGTGGTGTTACTGAGTTATCTGACAGTCTCACGTATTTCGTCTGGGGTGTAACACTAGAATTGTTAAGAGTTACTCAATTATTTGTCGACCAATGTAATCAAATGAATAAACAAGTGTCTGGTGATTCGATACCCGTATTGAAACCAGTACCTTGTTTGAAACTTATTGAGGATGCTGATGACACGAAGATGGCGTCCAaaggtaataattaaaattaaatattattattagtaggGGATGTAGGGTGAAATGATGATGTCATTAACAGATTATTTGCAATGGGAACAAAAAGAAATTGATATTGAATTGGAGATTTTGAAATCACATGAAATTAATCATTGGCTTTAATCGCTCAGTCCTGGGATTAAATCCCGGGGCTGAACgactaaaattttgattatttaaataagaacaCGGACAATTAACTGTGATATTGTGGATAATTGTTGGAAAAGTGATTATCTTAATAGCATAATTTGcttagcaaaagtttccttgaattttttgtcaaatgaacgtcaacttcggacttttccgtttttgatgacaatttgtATACAACTTTTGAAGTTAATTTGCATTCGAATTGGGGCAAAATGGCTaattttgctgtcaaattaCCGACAAATTCGGGCAgcaaatttcggtaatttaaattgtcaaattactgtaaatttcaagctaaagtgtCTATTAGGATAATTAATATctgaatttgtaaaaataattaaaatctgttttatatattcttatttttcaAAGTGGCAAATAATTCGTTAATTACATCGTCATTTGGTCCTACATCTTTTGATAGTAATTTAAGAATCTGATCAATatctaataaaattgaataattatttaattaatttataaaataataaatatattaatttgtttgtttgtttctTTTAGCTGAAGAAAAATCAACAAATTCATCAAATCCTCAAGTAGATATTTTACCTTTACCACAACTGCAAAAACTTCTTTTGACAGCATTACCGAAAACAcgagtgaaaatattaatgataccTTTCCAAGCTACCTGGAGACAAAGTATTTCAGACACTGCATCACAGTAatgaactaaataataaataatataaccgcacaatttttaaatataaaacccACGACCTCTCTGAATAATATACGAggtatgtaataaaaaaatgatgaagaCTAGGCCGACCAGAGCCACTTTAAATCATTCGGTACATGCAGTAATAGAACCACGCTGTTGACATCTCGTGTGCATTTCAGTACGTCagctattattataaattattattattattatttttactatttaaattattttttctatataaaaaaaataataaaaatgaaataattatttagttacttTTTGATCACACGAATACTTggtattgtaaataattattaattattttttattctataaaaactcttggatatttaaaattaatgaggtatagaaaataaaattgtaaaactaataaattagatgttaatattttgtttaaatggaaaaaattaaaattataaagaatggaagtttaaatttctgtgcgatagacaaatatttttgaaaatgttttatgattataaaGCAATTAGATGGacatattttacatttaaatttttattatcagtaaaaaaaatacaagaagATAGtgattaatgatattaataataattaatgatttaattaagatATTCAGCATGATAACTGTGGGTTCTTTTTCCATTTTTCATGTTTatgatacaaatatatatataaatatataaataaacgctgcaagtaaatttaatacagCAAATAATTCTACAACGTATAcgttagtttatttttaattataatattcaactaattaattttatgaatttattttaaattcataatcatacaaaaaatatatacttatatttttttccatctaCGGTAatgagtttattaaaaaaaaaaattgcagcgGTAATCTACAtcagtatattttatataattactgttgggaaattaattaattaaaatccataaaatattaactgatataaataattaatttgttgattaaaaatcaaacgtaaataaaaaaataaaataatataatagttgGATAGATTGCTTgcagattaaataaatagtataagTTACAGGTTTttgtaaaacaattaaatggttttatttttgtctggTTAAACAGATTTGTAAGTTAAAATATGTTgcaatttattaacaataaatattaataataataataataataataataataataataataataataataataattcactaatactataaattttttaattaattaatataataatataattagcttcgtattgtttatttttaatatataattaattagatttcttaattgttaaataaaaaataagaaacaaccataaaattgttaatatggttatttatatgtacaaacaaacaagaaaaataataaatgtacgttttctaaatcataaataatgtaataaattaacgtgatattttttttctttagtcattaattgtttatattaattattttttacaactacaagtagtatttaattaaatactatgacgtaaatgaaatttaaaacaataaaataaaacgtacGCATGTGCTATGgacgttaaataatttaagtcgcTACTTTTTCATTCATAAATCGTTAAATCAATATCGAAACTAAATTGTACTATGACTTGAAGAACTTAGTAACCAAGACCTTTTACTGTCGAAATCAATGTCTGGagaatgttatttatttaaatattataactaAGACAAATgtcatgtaaaattaatagaaatgcCAAATGAACCAACGGCTCGTTGGATTGTTCCTCTGCATGATGGAAATCGTGTAGTTGAATTTGAACATGGAACAGCATCTGGTAAACGAGTTGTTCGTGTTAATGGCAAGACAATTATTCATCGTGACTGGATGTTTCGTTTAGTTGGTGACGAAGAATTTGTCTATGGTGGTACCAAGTTTATTATTCGCGTTGATCCAATACCAggtagaatatatttttaatttgagtgtatttttaaattattttatttttatataaattgttaaattaaatagaatctTATATGGATTTCATATCAGGTTTAAAATACTCATACACACTTTGGGTTAATGGAAAAAGTTTCACTAGTTTTATTCAGGAGCAGTCGAAAATTCTTGAGACTTGGATTGTTAGAAttggggaaaaaaaatataaagttatattggataaaaatttactgtcgGTTTGGATGAATGGAGAAGAAATTCAAGTtgaggtatttatttattcatttatttacgatACTGAAAGTGTAGCcgacaaattaaaatttcagtttttaattaaaaaattaatttccatgaaaattttaaaacacacacgagaaattttttaaaattctttacatgcacttttaaaaatttttacctgtcaaaattttctttatttgtttattttcaaaattatcatatttatttagcagcaattaaaaaaacttgtttaCTTTTAATGAACAGAGTAAATATTgacagacaaaaatttttaaaaaagcatgagaagatatttaaaaaattttattatgtatatttttgtaattaaaaacaaatgatactgaaagtagcagacatcaaaaaatttttaaatttttataaacaaattacttgtaagtaaaataaaattttcagaacatcacaaaaatattttgacaaaaaatttttaaaagttttttttatgagttttttttatgagtttttttttttttttttttttttttttttttttttttttttttttttttttttcaaataaatttttttaatggctgTTAcattcagtatcataaaaaagtaGCATTTTTAGATATCGGTTACTTTGAGAATATTTattcactattttttaaaattacattttattgtaGAATCAATTTGTTGATGACGGAGCAGaaatggtttttaaaattgatggAACTCAAGCTGTAATAAGATCATACAGTTCACAGCAAAAAGGTGCTGGTATTAAATACATTCTCTATGCAGACGGAATTCAAGTTACGGAAAAAGGATTGTTatctgattaattaataatttaaataaaagtatatatagatatatttgtaCTTTTATATTCACACATTCACTTGTGcctagtaattatttttggtgGCATTTTATGATACACAACAAATTAGACGgcaataaaatagaatatctTCAAGTTACCCGACTGTCaaatgtcaaatttaaaattaataattaataattaaaagtatttattaccAATCGgaggttatta is a window from the Microplitis demolitor isolate Queensland-Clemson2020A chromosome 4, iyMicDemo2.1a, whole genome shotgun sequence genome containing:
- the LOC103578182 gene encoding uncharacterized protein LOC103578182 isoform X1 gives rise to the protein MDVVATDVNGGNAEVARDDDVPDPGVVQLTSKSPKVDEDKDTKDKEINDVKEDKDKDVEMEDDKKDVKVEEVQKKEEQETIVVNETEKIDEQEVNGDVKGVNVSVVKKNMTPVTKRKLRKTKANSTSAVESEHQDSPSVNANTNVNANSNNTRTRNQKRKLSEPDNHTSDDSMDFIGFDSSSLLKVNPATEILLKLIAEAEAEISSPQPSAKRPKRSLSKGPVRRNVELKTDDHQTEVAKGKKKLDKSDGEVDSGNAGAVTAVVKNDAGKSPPSAKTPVVSRRGMRNSHAPQTSSIAAAKQKVSADVTNPEYKEPFKYGWKRELVYKTETDSTKKVVEVSYYTPKGKKVRSLREIAEFLNTKELTVDNFIFTKEPTGINDPQYEIIKDETTPISTPVSAGPAKKIGTGKKAAVTKRLTGKISPTPAKTLAKNLPLKTSTPGIKVKVPVKRGSLRKDVSPPKETDVLGWTNSSNTTRRSQAATEKTTPYKSKRSLKTKLQEPCSIRCSMSMGLIPSLQCCVCLCLYHPECVGHAENSTSEDYVCKNCRHDNEEGKKVSITPPPLIPISMIGTQNVKSLFPPIDRQSPPRVLSKNSKPDSEYYSKNSSKSHRDSLPSTGDNKLNTAAWYSRRDFMQRQDGSEPKPAQNIALLAGKRYIVVPKNNAGSVQPAIRPNKTQNKLSIDDVDKINYPREIGSKESKAPKEVSTGLPSEEIVKDKNNEKSQESKTATIDVEEPQRQSSELSDKIDDTSISETPVGTLEKIHKTLEDQVEDDALVQEVKDNDQVQEQENSHDGIEENVPATVGRKIDSGKEIADDKSIEEKDIERSESMDTDGSNASDEMPIKESEFDAVAAAAVSKDILESEASELTVSPVKQTAGNLNEEKNQQVGTNDKKEVEADKKKAVAPLVEVDQRQYFMSTVCSGYNALSRVFQYLKVQELLRAARVCKMWRDLAAHPALWKTVRMKNSQVTDWDGLVATLQRHGTEHLDLRKMLIAPESDSIWQKFVSVIPNVKTLIKLELCRCPVMVVEEVIKVCPQLQVLSAMSIKCDWLNLEDIGNLKSCEELRLKAITGMSLHGDLTPLQNLTQLSHLSLTSVKELGKKKIDILASLVNLESLELGECSDFSSKFGTAVLCKLTKLERLRLEKGQGTCCTFDILKGVAKLDKLHQLELVNFDVKNGFDKHLANCKNIKRLLIIPTYISQSATSNNMVLGGVTELSDSLTYFVWGVTLELLRVTQLFVDQCNQMNKQVSGDSIPVLKPVPCLKLIEDADDTKMASKAEEKSTNSSNPQVDILPLPQLQKLLLTALPKTRVKILMIPFQATWRQSISDTASQ
- the LOC103578182 gene encoding uncharacterized protein LOC103578182 isoform X2; protein product: MDVVATDVNGGNAEVARDDDVPDPGVVQLTSKSPKVDEDKDTKDKEINDVKEDKDKDVEMEDDKKDVKVEEVQKKEEQETIVVNETEKIDEQEVNGDVKGVNVSVVKKNMTPVTKRKLRKTKANSTSAVESEHQDSPSVNANTNVNANSNNTRTRNQKRKLSEPDNHTSDDSMDFIGFDSSSLLKVNPATEILLKLIAEAEAEISSPQPSAKRPKRSLSKGPVRRNVELKTDDHQTVAKGKKKLDKSDGEVDSGNAGAVTAVVKNDAGKSPPSAKTPVVSRRGMRNSHAPQTSSIAAAKQKVSADVTNPEYKEPFKYGWKRELVYKTETDSTKKVVEVSYYTPKGKKVRSLREIAEFLNTKELTVDNFIFTKEPTGINDPQYEIIKDETTPISTPVSAGPAKKIGTGKKAAVTKRLTGKISPTPAKTLAKNLPLKTSTPGIKVKVPVKRGSLRKDVSPPKETDVLGWTNSSNTTRRSQAATEKTTPYKSKRSLKTKLQEPCSIRCSMSMGLIPSLQCCVCLCLYHPECVGHAENSTSEDYVCKNCRHDNEEGKKVSITPPPLIPISMIGTQNVKSLFPPIDRQSPPRVLSKNSKPDSEYYSKNSSKSHRDSLPSTGDNKLNTAAWYSRRDFMQRQDGSEPKPAQNIALLAGKRYIVVPKNNAGSVQPAIRPNKTQNKLSIDDVDKINYPREIGSKESKAPKEVSTGLPSEEIVKDKNNEKSQESKTATIDVEEPQRQSSELSDKIDDTSISETPVGTLEKIHKTLEDQVEDDALVQEVKDNDQVQEQENSHDGIEENVPATVGRKIDSGKEIADDKSIEEKDIERSESMDTDGSNASDEMPIKESEFDAVAAAAVSKDILESEASELTVSPVKQTAGNLNEEKNQQVGTNDKKEVEADKKKAVAPLVEVDQRQYFMSTVCSGYNALSRVFQYLKVQELLRAARVCKMWRDLAAHPALWKTVRMKNSQVTDWDGLVATLQRHGTEHLDLRKMLIAPESDSIWQKFVSVIPNVKTLIKLELCRCPVMVVEEVIKVCPQLQVLSAMSIKCDWLNLEDIGNLKSCEELRLKAITGMSLHGDLTPLQNLTQLSHLSLTSVKELGKKKIDILASLVNLESLELGECSDFSSKFGTAVLCKLTKLERLRLEKGQGTCCTFDILKGVAKLDKLHQLELVNFDVKNGFDKHLANCKNIKRLLIIPTYISQSATSNNMVLGGVTELSDSLTYFVWGVTLELLRVTQLFVDQCNQMNKQVSGDSIPVLKPVPCLKLIEDADDTKMASKAEEKSTNSSNPQVDILPLPQLQKLLLTALPKTRVKILMIPFQATWRQSISDTASQ
- the LOC103578117 gene encoding fas apoptotic inhibitory molecule 1 — translated: MPNEPTARWIVPLHDGNRVVEFEHGTASGKRVVRVNGKTIIHRDWMFRLVGDEEFVYGGTKFIIRVDPIPGLKYSYTLWVNGKSFTSFIQEQSKILETWIVRIGEKKYKVILDKNLLSVWMNGEEIQVENQFVDDGAEMVFKIDGTQAVIRSYSSQQKGAGIKYILYADGIQVTEKGLLSD